Proteins encoded in a region of the Clostridium beijerinckii genome:
- a CDS encoding membrane protein insertase YidC produces MFQAIVNFMKGIFDSLHDFIVSMGISDVGLSYVLAIFIFTLIIRILILPFNIKAAKSSQGMQKIQPEVKKLQAKYKDDPQKLNTETMRLYKENNVSVAGGCLPSLLPLPILMALYWVFMGIQGIEGASFLWIHDLFAPDKYYILPVLAALSTYIPSYLMSKSTPSQPGGMNMGSMNLVMAGMMGVMSLNFKSILVLYWIIGNLIQTIQTYFLNYRPAMREMDDKTQKDAVAESDKFVMAVEEPKNSASKKRKKK; encoded by the coding sequence ATGTTTCAAGCAATAGTTAACTTTATGAAAGGGATATTTGATTCCCTGCATGACTTTATAGTTAGTATGGGAATATCAGATGTTGGGCTATCTTATGTTTTGGCAATATTTATTTTTACATTGATTATAAGAATTTTAATATTACCATTTAACATTAAGGCAGCAAAATCATCACAAGGAATGCAGAAAATTCAACCAGAAGTGAAAAAGCTTCAGGCTAAGTACAAAGACGATCCTCAAAAATTGAATACTGAAACTATGAGGTTATACAAGGAGAATAATGTTAGTGTAGCTGGTGGATGCCTTCCATCATTATTACCACTACCTATACTAATGGCTCTTTATTGGGTATTCATGGGGATACAAGGGATAGAAGGTGCTTCATTCCTATGGATTCACGATTTATTTGCGCCAGATAAATATTATATATTACCAGTATTAGCTGCATTATCAACATATATACCATCTTATTTAATGTCTAAATCAACACCATCACAACCAGGTGGAATGAATATGGGAAGTATGAATTTAGTTATGGCTGGAATGATGGGTGTTATGTCATTGAATTTTAAATCAATACTTGTACTTTACTGGATAATTGGTAATTTAATTCAAACAATACAAACATATTTCTTAAACTATAGACCAGCAATGAGAGAGATGGATGATAAGACTCAAAAAGATGCTGTAGCAGAATCAGATAAGTTTGTTATGGCAGTGGAAG
- the yidD gene encoding membrane protein insertion efficiency factor YidD, which yields MKKLLIRLIKFYRKYISPGRSSCCRFVPTCSQYAIDAINKYGAFKGSALAVYRILRCNPFCKGGYDPVR from the coding sequence ATGAAGAAATTACTAATACGCCTAATTAAATTTTATAGAAAATATATTTCACCTGGAAGATCTTCATGCTGTAGATTTGTGCCTACTTGTTCACAATATGCAATAGATGCCATAAATAAATATGGAGCTTTTAAAGGTAGTGCATTAGCAGTTTACAGAATATTAAGATGTAATCCTTTTTGTAAGGGGGGATATGATCCGGTTAGGTGA
- the rnpA gene encoding ribonuclease P protein component, protein MIYRLKKNFEFTIVYKRGKSFANELLVMYILKNRRNKDKDLLAYSKVGISVSKKVGNSVVRSRCKRLITESFRLNYNYIVKGYDFVFIARNPIQSKSYFEVERAMKSLIKKAGLYNNEEITNTPN, encoded by the coding sequence TGTATATAAAAGAGGTAAATCATTTGCAAATGAGCTTCTAGTTATGTACATATTAAAAAATAGAAGGAATAAAGATAAAGATCTTTTAGCCTATAGCAAGGTAGGTATTTCTGTAAGTAAAAAAGTTGGGAATAGTGTTGTTAGAAGTCGATGTAAAAGATTAATAACTGAAAGCTTTAGATTAAATTATAATTATATAGTAAAGGGATATGATTTTGTTTTCATAGCAAGAAATCCTATTCAAAGTAAAAGCTACTTTGAGGTAGAAAGAGCTATGAAAAGTTTAATTAAAAAGGCAGGCTTATATAATAATGAAGAAATTACTAATACGCCTAATTAA